The region CGCCCATGTCGACTGCGCTGCTGCGATGTTCCTGAATCAGTGCATTGATCCCCTGATCGAAGGCATTCATATACGGGTAGCCGATAAACACGGCCAGCAGCAGTGCAAGGCTCAAGGCACCAATCAGCAGCGTGGCCCGGGGCTGACGCCGGAGGCTGGCATTGATGCTCAGGCCCAGCAGCGCGGTGAGGCCAACAGCGACAATCGCTGCTTGTGGCCAGAACCCTTCAGGCAACGGCAAGCGCAGCGCCGCCCCGGTTGCCCAGCCGGGCAGGAGATACGCCACCGCCCAGCCGGCCCCGGCCAGCAGGCTGACGCCGATAAAACGTGGCAACGGCATGTCGCACATGCCGGCAACCATTGGCAGCATCGGTCGCAATGGGCCGATAAAACGACCGACCAGCAGGCTGACAATTCCGTAGCGATGGAAATAACTCTCGGCGCCGTTCATCCACTCGGGATGCGAGCGCAGCAGTGGCAGGCGCCGGATGTTCTGATGGAAGCGTCTGCCCAGCAGGTAAGACACGCCATCTCCCAGCAGGCCGCCCAAAAAGCCCAGTAACAAGGTTTCGCCCAGGGTCAGCGCGCCACTGCCGGCCATGACAGCAATGGCAAATAACAGCACTGTGCCGGGAACGATAATCCCGGCAATCGCCAGGCACTCCACACACGCCACAATAAACACCGCGAGCCCCAGCCATTCCGGGTTAGCGGTCAACCAGCCTGTTACGCTATCGAGCCATGGGCCCATGTTTAGACTTCCTGTTTGATTTTCGAGTGAGCGTCGCCCAGGCCTCGAATTTGTCTGGCGACGGCAGCACTGTATTTTTCAGGCCATTCTCTGTGTCACGAGACAGGCTCGTGGCTACAGCGAGGCGGTTTCAAGCGATACATAGTCCCGGCCTTCGACTTGTCCACGGCGCAGCGGGTTGCGTGTGCAATAGGCGGTGTAGTCGGCATCGACGAACCGGTACATCAAATGTTCATCCCGTCCGTGGGGGATCCCCAAACGGGTGGTTTGAATAATCCGTGACGGTCGTTCTCCGACGTCATTGACACATAAACGTTCCGGGTTGAAACGTTTTGCATCCCATTCGCGGACCTTCAGGCCCAGTGCCCTGCACAGCAGGGTTTGGCCGGCGCAGAGGGCGTTCAGTGGGCGGGGGCGGCCCTGAGTATCCGGGTTGTTGAGTTGCATGCGGGCCAGGCTGTCTGGCCCGGAGAGCTCGTCAACCCACGGATACGCTGATTTGATCAGCACCGCGTTGCCCGGGCCGTGGGCACTGAAATTCAGCGAATCACCGCCGCGCGCGTAGTACATATAAATGTGCCCGCCATCGAGAAACAGCGCTTTGCGCTTTTCGGTGTAGCCGAGCGAGGCATGGCTGCCCTTGTCGACGCAGTAATAAGCTTCGGTTTCGATAATGCGTGCACTCAGCCACAGGCCGTCGACCCGATGGCGGATGACTTTGCCCAGCAGTTCCCGGGCAAGCAGTTGGGCATCGCGGTCGAAAAAGGTATCAGGCAGCGTTGTCGGCATTTTCAGAGCGGTCAGTGGAGGGCTAAAAAGGTGCTGATCATAGCAAGTCGTGCTTAATTGGGGCTGAACACGCTGTATTTACAGTCCATTTCGACCATCCGCCTGCCACCGCTGTGCGTGAGGCGGCGCGACAGCTATAATCGGCCGCTTTCCTCCCTGCCAAGACCATTGAGACCATGACTGAGTCCGTTCTTGACTACATGACCCGCCTGGGTCGCGCTGCTCGCGAAGCTTCCCGTGTAATTGGCCGTGCCAGTACGGCGCAGAAAAACCGTGCCTTGCACGGGGCTGCTGCTGCACTGGATGCTGCTCGACCGCAGCTGACTGCCGCCAACGAGCAGGACCTGGCCGCTGGCCGGGCCAACGGCCTTGAGCCGGCCATGCTGGAGCGCCTGACGCTGACCCCCGCACGCATCGACAGCATGATTGTCGGCTTGCGTCAGGTGGCCAGCCTGCCCGATCCCGTTGGAGCCATTCGCGACATGAGCTACCGGCCTTCCGGGATTCAGGTAGGCAAGATGCGTGTGCCACTGGGCGTGGTCGGGATTATCTATGAGTCGCGTCCCAACGTGACCATCGATGCTGCGAGCCTGTGCCTGAAGTCGGGTAACGCCACGATTTTGCGCGGCGGCTCGGAGGCCATCCACTCCAATCGGGCCATCGCGGCCTGTATCCAGCAAGGTCTGGCTGAGGCCGGGCTGCCTGCGGCGGTGGTGCAAGTGGTTGAAGTCACCGACCGTGCGGCCGTGGGGGCGCTGATCAGCATGCCCGAGTATGTGGACGTGATCGTGCCTCGCGGTGGCAAGGGCCTGATCGAACGGGTCAGCCGTGATGCGCGGGTGCCGGTCATCAAGCATCTGGATGGTATCTGTCATGTGTATGTCAGTGCCCAGGCCGATCTGGCCAAGGCTCAGCGCATCGCTTTCAACGCCAAGACTTACCGTTACGGTATTTGCGGGGCGATGGAAACCCTGTTGGTGGATCAGGCCGTTGCCGCGCAATTCCTGCCGGCGATGGCAGAGCAGTTTCGCGCCAAGGGCGTCGAGCTGCGCGGTTGCGAACGCACACAGGCACTGATTGATGTGGTGCCGGCGAGTGAAGAAGACTGGAACACCGAGTATCTGGATGCGATTTTGTCGATTCGCATTGTCGACGGGCTGGACCAGGCGATTGAGCACATCAATCACTATGGCTCCCACCACACCGACTCGATCGTCACTGAGCATCAGGGTGATGCCCGGCGTTTCATGGCCGAAGTGGACTCCAGTTCGGTGATGCTCAACACCCCGACCTGCTTCGCGGACGGATTTGAATACGGATTGGGTGCGGAGATTGGCATTTCTACTGATAAGCTGCACGCCCGCGGCCCGGTCGGTCTCGAAGGTCTGACCTGCGAGAAGTACATTGTGGTCGGTGACGGCCAGTTGCGTGGCCAGGAGTCGGTCTGACTTGATCGACCTTAGCCCGCCAGGCATGGCAGCGCACATCGACGAGTTGCCCCGGCGCATCGGCGTGCTGGGAGGAACCTTCGATCCGGTGCACATCGGGCATTTACGCGGTGCTCTGGAAGTCGCTGAAATGATGGTGCTCGATGAGCTGCGTCTGACGCCGAACGCCAGGCCGCCTCATCGTGACTCACCGCAGGTCTCGGCGCTCGACCGTCTGGCGATGGTTGAGTGCGCGGTCGCCGGAGTAGCTACGCTGGTGGTAGATCCCCGGGAGCTGCAGCGGGACAAGCCGTCCTACACCATTGATACCCTGGAGTTGATGCGGGCCGAGCTGGCCGCTGATGACCAGTTGTTTTTACTGTTGGGCTGGGACGCATTTTGCGGCCTGCCCACCTGGCACCGCTGGGAGGAGTTGCTCCAGCATTGCCATATCCTGGTGCTACAGCGCCCGGATGCCGACAGCGAACCGCCGGATGCCTTGCGCAACCTGCTGGCAGCGCGCTCGGTAAGCGACCCGCTGGCCCTGAAAGGGTCGAGCGGACAGATTGCATTCGTTTGGCAGACACCGCTCGCGGTATCCGCCACCCAGATCCGTCAACTGCTGGCCAGCGGTAAGTCGGTACGTTACCTGGTGCCCGACGCGGTCCTGGCCTACATCGATGCGCACGGACTTTACCGTGCGTCGAACTGAAAAGGCGTGTTTCAAGGCACGATTGAACGTGTATTGAAACACCCGAAAACATGAGCAAAACGAGTTTTTATATGACGAACAACGACGTAAACAAAGTAAAGCGCAAAGGCACAGCCAAAAGTGCTCCACTGCCGAAAGCAGTTTTCAGCGGTGAGCCGCTCAAAGGCGAAGAGCTGGTCAAGGTAGCCGTAACGGCCCTGGAAGACGTTAAAGGCCAGGACATTCAGGTTATCGATGTTCGCGACAAGCAAAGCATCACCGACTTCATGATCATCGCTACCGGTACCTCCAACCGCCAGATCGGCGCGATGCTGGACAAGGTTCGCGAAGCGGTCAAACTCTTGGGCGTCAAGCCTTTGGGTGAAGAAGGCAAGGGCGACAGCGACTGGGTACTGCTGGACATGGACGACGTGATCGTTCACATGATGACCGCCAGCGCCCGTCAGTTCTATGACCTGGAACGTCTGTGGGCCGGTGCTGAACAGAGCCGTGCCGGCAGCGCTGCTCACCACAGCCCTGAAAACACCCACGAGCATTTCCTCAAGCTCAACAAAGACCAGGAATAAGGGTTCGCTGTGCGCCTGCGTTTGATCGCTGTCGGTTCGCGTATGCCCAAGTGGGTGGAAGAAGGCTGGCATGAATATGCCAAGCGTCTGCCGTCCGAACTGGCTCTTGAACTGGTGGAAATACCGCTCAATACCCGTGGCAAGAATGCCGACGTGGCTCGTTTCATCCGTCAGGAAGGCGAAGCCATGCTGGCCAAGGTCGGCCCAGGGGAGCGGATTGTTACGCTTGAGGTCCACGGCAAGCCCTGGAGTACCGAACAGCTGGCGGTCGAGCTTGATCGCTGGCGTCTGGACTCGCGCACGGTGAATTTCATGGTCGGTGGCCCGGAAGGGCTGGCGCCGGAAGTCTGTGCCCGCGCTGACCAGCGTTGGTCGTTGTCGCCGTTGACGTTGCCACACCCGTTGGTAAGGATTCTGATCGGTGAGCAGTTGTATCGCGCCTGGACGGTGTTGTCCGGGCACCCTTATCACAAATAGTCAGCGTCCTGAATGTCTCAGCCGATTCGCCTGAAAGACCACGAGAAAGACGCTCGCCTTGTGCGCGGCCGGGTCGTGGTCGGTGCAATTGTGGTGGTGGCACTGATTTGCGTCTTGCTCGCACGTCTGTATTTTCTGCAAGTGGTGCAATACGACTACCACTCGACGTTATCTGAAAACAACCGGGTGCATGTGCAGCCGATTCCACCGACCCGTGGCCTGATTTTTGACCGCAATGGCGTGGTGATCGCTGACAACCGTCCCAGTTTCAGCCTGAGCATGACGCGCGAGCGTTCCGGCGATTGGCGGCAAGCCCTCGATGTCATTGTCGAGGTGCTGCAGCTCACACCGGAAGACCGCGCCCTGTTCGAAAAACGCATGAAGCAGGGGCGGCGGCCTTTCGAGCCGGTGCCCATCCTGTTTGAGCTGAGCGAAGAGCAGATTGCCCGGATTGCCGTGAACCAGTTCCGCCTGCCCGGGGTCGAGGTGGTTGCGCAGTTGGTGCGCCATTACCCGCAAGGTGCACACTTTGCGCACTCGGTGGGGTATGTGGGGCGGATCAACGAGAAAGAGCTCAAGACGCTCGATCCGGTCAACTACAGCGGCACCCATCACATCGGTAAAACCGGCATTGAGCGCTTCTACGAGGCCGAGCTGCATGGCCAGGTGGGTTACGAAGAAGTCGAAACCAATGCCCGGGGACGGGTCTTGCGCGTGCTTAAGCGCACGGATCCGATTCCAGGCAAGGACATTGTGCTGAGCCTCGACATCAAGTTGCAGGAGGCGGCCGAAGAGGCGCTTGCCGGGCGTCGGGGTGCGGTGGTTGCACTCAACCCGATGACGGGTGAAGTGCTGGCCATGGTCAGCCAGCCCAGTTTCGACCCTAACCTGTTTGTGACCGGTATCAGCTTCAAGGCGTATGCCGAGCTGCGCGATTCGATTGATCGCCCGTTGTTCAACCGCATCTTGCGTGGCCAGTATCCACCAGGTTCGACCATCAAGCCTGCGGTGGCCATTGCAGGGCTGGACAGCGGCGTGATCACGCCTTCTTCCCGGGTCTATGACCCCGGCTATTACCAGCTACCCAATTACGATCATAAATATCGTAACTGGAACCGTTCCGGTGATGGCTACGTCGATATGGACACCGCAATCATGCGTTCCAACGACACCTATTTTTATGACCTAGCACACAAGCTGGGGATTGATCGCCTGTCGACCTACATGAACCAGTTCGGTATCGGGCAAAAAGTCTCGCTGGACATGTTCGAAGAATCGGCCGGGCTCATGCCGTCCCGCGAATGGAAACGTGCCACCCGGCGTCAGGCCTGGTTCCCGGGCGAAACGCTGATTCTGGGGATCGGCCAGGGTTACATGCAGTCCACGCCTTTGCAGCTGGCTCAAGCCACGGCGCTGATTGCCAGCAAAGGCAAGTGGATCCGCCCGCACCTGGCCAAAACCATTGAAGGCGAGCCGCCGGTCGACCCCAACCCGATGCCCGATATTGTGCTGCGCGACCCGTCCAACTGGGCCCGTGTGAGCCACGGCATGCAGCAGGTGGTGCACGGGGCGCGCGGAACGGCGCGGGTAGCCGGTGTCGGCGCGCAATACATGATTGCCGGCAAAAGCGGTACGGCACAGGTCGTCGCGATCAAGCAGGGCGAAAAATATGACCGCTCCAAGGTCCAGGAGCGCCACCGCGACCACGCCCTGTTCGTCGGTTTTGCACCGGCCAATAATCCGCAAATTGCGGTGTCGGTCATGATTGAAAACGGTGAGGCGGGTAGCCGTGTCGCTTCGCCAGTGGTGCGCAAGGTCATGGATGCCTGGCTTCTGGATGCAGACGGCAAGCTCAAGTCTGAGTACGCCAGCCCTTCAAAGGCGGAGGTTACGGCCAGTGATGAGTAATTTTGACCGCATCCTCTCCAGCGAGGATGTGATGCGCCGACGTGCCACGTTGCTTCAGCGTTTGCACATCGATGGTCCGCTGCTGATTTTGCTGCTGATTCTCGCGGCCGGCAGTCTGTTTGTGCTGTATTCGGCCAGTGGCAAGAGCTGGGATTTGCTGAGCAAGCAGGCAACCTCGTTCGGGCTCGGGCTGGTGTCGATGTTCATCATCGCTCAGCTCGAACCACGCTTTATGGCGCGTTGGGTGCCGATTGGCTATATAGGCGGCGTCCTGCTGCTGGTGGTGGTAGATGTCATGGGCCACAACGCCATGGGTGCCACACGCTGGATCAACATTCCGGGGGTCATTCGCTTCCAGCCTTCAGAGTTCATGAAGATCTTGATGCCGGCGACTATCGCCTGGTACTTGTCCAAGCGAACGCTGCCACCCCAGCTCAAGCACGTAGCGGTCAGTTTGATGTTGATCGGCGTGCCCTTTGCCTTGATCGTGCGTCAACCTGACCTGGGCACCGCGTTGCTGGTGTTGGCGGGGGGAGCATTCGTCCTGTTCATGGGCGGTTTGCGCTGGCGCTGGATCATCAGCGTGCTGGCCGCGACGGTGCCGGTGGCGGTTGCCATGTGGTTTTTCGTGATGCACGACTACCAAAAGCAACGGGTGCTGACCTTCCTTGATCCTGAGAGCGACCCTTTGGGCACTGGCTGGAACATTATTCAGTCAAAGGCCGCCATTGGTTCGGGCGGGGTGTTCGGTAAAGGCTGGTTGCTGGGAACACAGTCCCATCTCGACTTTTTGCCGGAGAGCCACACGGACTTCATCATTGCGGTGATGGGGGAAGAGTTCGGCCTTGTGGGCATTTGTGCCCTGCTGTTGGTCTATCTGCTGTTGATTGGTCGCGGCCTGGTGATTACCGCCCAGGCGCAAACATTGTTCGGCAAATTGCTGGCAGGCAGTCTGACCATGACGTTTTTTGTTTATGTTTTCGTCAACATCGGTATGGTCAGTGGCTTGTTGCCGGTGGTGGGCGTGCCATTGCCGTTCATTAGTTACGGCGGAACTTCGCTCGTGACGCTGCTGTCAGCGTTTGGGGTTTTGATGTCGATCCATACACACCGTAAATGGATTGCACAAGTTTGATTAAGGTGAATAATTTAATGCAAGCAATGCGTGGCTGGGCCGCTCGATACGCGCCGTGGGCAGGCCTTCTGGGGCTGTTCGGGGTCGCGCAGGGCGCGGTGGCCGGCGACTATGAAGGCTCGCCCCAGGTGGCCGAGTTCGTCGGTGAAATGACCCGCGATTACGGGTTCGCCGGCGAGCAGCTGATGGACGTTTTTCGCGAAGCAGGGCGCAAGCAGAGCATCCTTGACGCCATCTCGCGGCCAGCCGAGCGCGTCAAGCAGTGGAAGGAATACCGCCCCATTTTCATTTCTGATGCCCGCGTGGCACGGGGTGTCGATTTCTGGCGTGAACATGAAGCGGTGCTGGCTCGTGCCGAGCAGGAGTACGGGGTGCCGGCACAAGTGATCGTGTCGATTATCGGCGTCGAGACCTTTTATGGCCGCAACACCGGAAACTTCCGCGTGATCGATGCGCTGTCGACCCTGGGCTTCGATTACCCGCCGAGGGCTGAGTTTTTC is a window of Pseudomonas taetrolens DNA encoding:
- the rsfS gene encoding ribosome silencing factor encodes the protein MTNNDVNKVKRKGTAKSAPLPKAVFSGEPLKGEELVKVAVTALEDVKGQDIQVIDVRDKQSITDFMIIATGTSNRQIGAMLDKVREAVKLLGVKPLGEEGKGDSDWVLLDMDDVIVHMMTASARQFYDLERLWAGAEQSRAGSAAHHSPENTHEHFLKLNKDQE
- a CDS encoding glutamate-5-semialdehyde dehydrogenase, coding for MTESVLDYMTRLGRAAREASRVIGRASTAQKNRALHGAAAALDAARPQLTAANEQDLAAGRANGLEPAMLERLTLTPARIDSMIVGLRQVASLPDPVGAIRDMSYRPSGIQVGKMRVPLGVVGIIYESRPNVTIDAASLCLKSGNATILRGGSEAIHSNRAIAACIQQGLAEAGLPAAVVQVVEVTDRAAVGALISMPEYVDVIVPRGGKGLIERVSRDARVPVIKHLDGICHVYVSAQADLAKAQRIAFNAKTYRYGICGAMETLLVDQAVAAQFLPAMAEQFRAKGVELRGCERTQALIDVVPASEEDWNTEYLDAILSIRIVDGLDQAIEHINHYGSHHTDSIVTEHQGDARRFMAEVDSSSVMLNTPTCFADGFEYGLGAEIGISTDKLHARGPVGLEGLTCEKYIVVGDGQLRGQESV
- the rodA gene encoding rod shape-determining protein RodA, producing the protein MRRRATLLQRLHIDGPLLILLLILAAGSLFVLYSASGKSWDLLSKQATSFGLGLVSMFIIAQLEPRFMARWVPIGYIGGVLLLVVVDVMGHNAMGATRWINIPGVIRFQPSEFMKILMPATIAWYLSKRTLPPQLKHVAVSLMLIGVPFALIVRQPDLGTALLVLAGGAFVLFMGGLRWRWIISVLAATVPVAVAMWFFVMHDYQKQRVLTFLDPESDPLGTGWNIIQSKAAIGSGGVFGKGWLLGTQSHLDFLPESHTDFIIAVMGEEFGLVGICALLLVYLLLIGRGLVITAQAQTLFGKLLAGSLTMTFFVYVFVNIGMVSGLLPVVGVPLPFISYGGTSLVTLLSAFGVLMSIHTHRKWIAQV
- a CDS encoding bifunctional DedA family/phosphatase PAP2 family protein, with translation MGPWLDSVTGWLTANPEWLGLAVFIVACVECLAIAGIIVPGTVLLFAIAVMAGSGALTLGETLLLGFLGGLLGDGVSYLLGRRFHQNIRRLPLLRSHPEWMNGAESYFHRYGIVSLLVGRFIGPLRPMLPMVAGMCDMPLPRFIGVSLLAGAGWAVAYLLPGWATGAALRLPLPEGFWPQAAIVAVGLTALLGLSINASLRRQPRATLLIGALSLALLLAVFIGYPYMNAFDQGINALIQEHRSSAVDMGAVLVTVIGNFRTQFFAATLICVLLFVARQWRGMIFFGGVTLFTALVNTATKYFFARGRPDVLLEPLTTYSMPSGHSSGAFACFVALAIMAGREQPQRMRVTWVLLGSLLAVTVAMSRVYLGVHWPTDIMAGALLAISVNAFALALSQRYMPMPALPQKVWWLILPAAAALYGFFVLVHLSGELLRYTY
- the rlmH gene encoding 23S rRNA (pseudouridine(1915)-N(3))-methyltransferase RlmH, yielding MRLRLIAVGSRMPKWVEEGWHEYAKRLPSELALELVEIPLNTRGKNADVARFIRQEGEAMLAKVGPGERIVTLEVHGKPWSTEQLAVELDRWRLDSRTVNFMVGGPEGLAPEVCARADQRWSLSPLTLPHPLVRILIGEQLYRAWTVLSGHPYHK
- the nadD gene encoding nicotinate-nucleotide adenylyltransferase is translated as MPRRIGVLGGTFDPVHIGHLRGALEVAEMMVLDELRLTPNARPPHRDSPQVSALDRLAMVECAVAGVATLVVDPRELQRDKPSYTIDTLELMRAELAADDQLFLLLGWDAFCGLPTWHRWEELLQHCHILVLQRPDADSEPPDALRNLLAARSVSDPLALKGSSGQIAFVWQTPLAVSATQIRQLLASGKSVRYLVPDAVLAYIDAHGLYRASN
- a CDS encoding DNA-3-methyladenine glycosylase translates to MPTTLPDTFFDRDAQLLARELLGKVIRHRVDGLWLSARIIETEAYYCVDKGSHASLGYTEKRKALFLDGGHIYMYYARGGDSLNFSAHGPGNAVLIKSAYPWVDELSGPDSLARMQLNNPDTQGRPRPLNALCAGQTLLCRALGLKVREWDAKRFNPERLCVNDVGERPSRIIQTTRLGIPHGRDEHLMYRFVDADYTAYCTRNPLRRGQVEGRDYVSLETASL
- the mrdA gene encoding penicillin-binding protein 2 produces the protein MSQPIRLKDHEKDARLVRGRVVVGAIVVVALICVLLARLYFLQVVQYDYHSTLSENNRVHVQPIPPTRGLIFDRNGVVIADNRPSFSLSMTRERSGDWRQALDVIVEVLQLTPEDRALFEKRMKQGRRPFEPVPILFELSEEQIARIAVNQFRLPGVEVVAQLVRHYPQGAHFAHSVGYVGRINEKELKTLDPVNYSGTHHIGKTGIERFYEAELHGQVGYEEVETNARGRVLRVLKRTDPIPGKDIVLSLDIKLQEAAEEALAGRRGAVVALNPMTGEVLAMVSQPSFDPNLFVTGISFKAYAELRDSIDRPLFNRILRGQYPPGSTIKPAVAIAGLDSGVITPSSRVYDPGYYQLPNYDHKYRNWNRSGDGYVDMDTAIMRSNDTYFYDLAHKLGIDRLSTYMNQFGIGQKVSLDMFEESAGLMPSREWKRATRRQAWFPGETLILGIGQGYMQSTPLQLAQATALIASKGKWIRPHLAKTIEGEPPVDPNPMPDIVLRDPSNWARVSHGMQQVVHGARGTARVAGVGAQYMIAGKSGTAQVVAIKQGEKYDRSKVQERHRDHALFVGFAPANNPQIAVSVMIENGEAGSRVASPVVRKVMDAWLLDADGKLKSEYASPSKAEVTASDE